The Eriocheir sinensis breed Jianghai 21 chromosome 33, ASM2467909v1, whole genome shotgun sequence DNA window aaaaaagttatcaaagCGATATGTATTCTTAATCCATGTATAAAGAGGCGATTTAAGGCTGGCATTAATTAAATAGATTAGGTAATTAAGTTTAATGTATCACCAGACTGGATAGTATTGTGTTACGTGTGCATGATGAAATAAAATGGAGAACAAACAAGGAGATTAACTCGGTATATATTGTTAATCCGCGTTTGAGATGGCGATTTAAGGTTGGAATTAAAACGATGAAATAAATCATATCTGCCCTTTGTATTACTTATGTTACGTGTATTActcatgttgaaaaaaaaaatagtaaaaaaatattaaaccgtGTTCTGTTCTACCTCTTTCAGaaaattctcaaaaaaaaaaaaataataaataaataaataaataaaaagctagTGTATaatgcagcgagtagcgggccttttttttatccttttttttttgtgcccttgagctgcctctgttgtaaaaaaaaaaaaaaaaaacagccatatCGTTTGCATTAAGTATTTAagtgtgaatgaaaataaaacatggaAAATATTAACTCGTATTTTCTCTTTAATCCGCGTATAAACAGGAGACTTCAGAGAGGAATTTAATTGCTTATAAAAAAGATACCCGGCCGAGTCATTAGTATTGTATTCCGCATTgggctgaaaaaaaatattagaagggTTGAAAATTGAGTTTACTTTATTACTTACTTTTTACTTTAcctactttttctttactttttctcccatcttccctcAAAAGATCGTCCTTGAaaaatttatttacttcattaCTTACAATGTacttttaattactttttcccttacttttttcACCACCTCCTCTGAAAAGAACGTCCTTGAAAAATTAGGTTACTTCATTACTTACAttgtactttttcttatttttttccctactttttttctccccctcccctcaaaaAGTCTGAAAAAAAGGTTACTTCATTACTTACATTgtactttttccttactttttccttactttttttctccccctcccctcaaaaAGTCTGAAAAAATAGgttacttcattattttcattgtatttttttcttacttttttccattcttttttaacCCCCTCCCCTAAAAAGAACGTCCTTGAAAAATTAGGTTACTTCattacttacttttttctttactttttccaccCCCTCCTCTAAAAAAGAACGTTCTTCAAAAATTAGGTTACTTCATTATTTACTTCGTACTTTTTAGTtacttttttccttactctttttacGAACCCTCCTCCCAAAAATAACTTCCTTGAAATATGAGGATAAAGTAATTTCGTATCGTTGTATCTCGTTTTTTTAtactacattaaaaaaaaaaaaaaaaaaaaaaaaaaaaagttattcgtGTTCCATATTCCATCCCACGAAATAATTTAAGAtccttggagagagagaaaaaaaaattcgagGGCAAAATTATGTTGTATTTCCTGGTGCTTCTTTTACGGACCCTTATatggaaaggaggtaaaaaaaaaaaggatggaaaaatatTTAATAAAAGGGAACCGTGaccacaacgaggaggaggaggaggggggggggaagggagaggaatttcCGTCCATGCGAGTCTACACCTGTGAGGGACATTATGGGAAGCAACGGGATCAATATCAGTCTTGCAGAGCCGACACACCCTCGCTcaataactctcctcctcctcctcctcctcctccaccgccccacctcctccttattctgACCCTCTCTTTTGCATGTTATTTCCTCTGTGTGCTATTTaccattgtgtgcgtgtgtgtgtgtgtgtgtgtgtgtgtgtgtgtgtgtgtgtgtcatttttatCGTGTGTGTGAGTTCGTGTGCGTGCAGACTCACGGTCACGAGACGGCCACGGTTCAGTAAAAATAGTAATCTTGGtgttataaacaaataaaattacgaaaattacGAGCAAAAAATAGAAGGCATACTCCGTTGTGTGCAcgcatggtacacacacacacacacacacacacacacacacacacacacacacacacacacacacacacacacatacacatacacacacacacacacacacacacacacacacacatgacaactGCTGGGTGCGTTACCTTCCTGGCCGGGCAGGGGGGGCGGAGGTCGTTGTGGGGGCGGGGGCGGCAGCGGCTGGCTGTAGTTACTCTCGAGGACGTAGCcgccccggtggtggtggtggtggtggtggtgcacggGGCTGTTGTAGCCCGGCGAGGCGCAGGGCGGCGGGGGCTGCGCCGGCACGGGGGGGCTGCTGTACCCCGCCGCGTGGGGCACCGGGGCGTGGAAGGCCGACACGTGCGGCACGGGGCTGTGGTAGCCCGGGGCGGGGGGCGGCACGGGGCTGTTGTAACCCGAGGAGTGGTGGGGCCCGGGGCTGTGGTAGCCCTGGGCGTGGGGCACGGGGCTGTTGTACCCCGAACCGTGGTGTGCGGGGCTGGTGTAGCCGGAGCCGTGGTGCGGGGGGCTGGTGTACCCCAGGCTGTGGTGCGCCACCGTGTTGTGCCCCGACCCGGGGGGCACGGGGCTGCTGAAGCCCGAGGAGCTGTGCACGGGACTGTTGTAGCCCGAGCCGACGGGGGGCACGGGGCTGTACatgtgctgttgctgttgttgctggtgatgctgctgctgcaGACATATCGGCGTGAAGTGCACGGCGCTCTGCCCCACAGGGCTGTTGGGGCCGGGGCTGTGGTGGGGGCTGTGGTGCGGGGTATGGAAGGGGCTGCGGTAGGTGGTGCCAAGGTGCGGCACCTCGTGCCCGTACTTCACCTGGTGGCTGCGGGcgtgggcggcgcggcggtgcGAAGATGGGCTGCGGGGCGCCGGCTGGTGGTGCACGGGGCTGGCGGGGTGGTGGGGCAGTAGCGGgacgtgtgtgggcgtgtgtgggcgGGACGAGGTGGTGCCAGGGGGCGGCGGGGGGTTACACTGCACGTGGGTCCAGTAGGGGCACGCTTCCCCCTCGTCCTGGGGCTCCGGGTACACAGTGTCCAAGGCCGGCCGCGCCCCGCCATCCTTCTTGCCCTTGCCCGCCTTGCCCCAGTGGAACAGTTTGGTGCAGAACATGGGCGCCATGCTGCTGAGGTTGCTGCTGAGGTTGTTgctgaggctgctgctgctgctgctgctgcttctgcttcccTAGCAGGTCACTTAGGCGCCGCGTTGCCGCCGTCAGCCCTGAACAGTCGCCTTGGACAGTCGTCGCCCGCGGCGCGGTGGGCTGGGCAGCGGCGGGCGCGGCGGGGCATCCTCCCTCGCCGCGGGCCGCTGGCGTGGGCGAGGCGGACACACCCTTGACCAGCGAGGCTTCTGGCGTGCCAGCGAGACACAAAACTCGCGTCGCCTCTCCCTGAAGCCTCGCCACTTCCTATTCAGCCCTGGCAACGCCCTCCGCCACACCAGGAGGGGCGATAAGGCTCTGGCCACCACAACAGCGTCCTgaaccttctttcctttttttacaagGGCCGCTTATTCATCCGCGGTGACATCACGGGCGGCGGGAGGCCTCAATCACGGCCTCCAGCTATCAGTATTCAGCGGTTCCCTCACAGgccagcgtgtgtgtgtttgtctcctcAGTCAGGCCGACGCGAGGGTAGATAGGCGCGTTCCCTC harbors:
- the LOC127006844 gene encoding uncharacterized protein LOC127006844, with the protein product MAPMFCTKLFHWGKAGKGKKDGGARPALDTVYPEPQDEGEACPYWTHVQCNPPPPPGTTSSRPHTPTHVPLLPHHPASPVHHQPAPRSPSSHRRAAHARSHQVKYGHEVPHLGTTYRSPFHTPHHSPHHSPGPNSPVGQSAVHFTPICLQQQHHQQQQQQHMYSPVPPVGSGYNSPVHSSSGFSSPVPPGSGHNTVAHHSLGYTSPPHHGSGYTSPAHHGSGYNSPVPHAQGYHSPGPHHSSGYNSPVPPPAPGYHSPVPHVSAFHAPVPHAAGYSSPPVPAQPPPPCASPGYNSPVHHHHHHHHRGGYVLESNYSQPLPPPPPQRPPPPLPGQEGNAPSSCHVCV